The Bombus fervidus isolate BK054 chromosome 3, iyBomFerv1, whole genome shotgun sequence genome includes a window with the following:
- the Ctr1a gene encoding copper transporter 1A: MSHDHMAHTMNVSSGHAAHVNHASHESMDHSNMDKSMMHSSMDHANMDHGSMNHESHLTAASETCGNMGMHGMSMVFHGGYCENVLFESWKISSISGLIGSMIGIMIMAALYEGLKYYREYLFWKMYNSLQYRSVTMPQEKNVVAEDNRVVHMVGEVIHKQPPTMLSWMHTFQTFLHIVQIVLSYFLMLIFMTYNVWLCFAVVFGAAIGYFLFGWKKSVIVDVTEHCH; this comes from the exons ATGTCTCACGATCATATGGCCCATACGATGAACGTATCGAGTGGACATGCAGCCCACGTTAATCACGCGTCTCATGAATCTATGGATCATTCAAATATGGACAAAAGTATGATGCACAGTTCTATGGATCATGCTAATATGGATCACGGGAGTATGAACCATGAAAGTCACCTTACCGCTGCCTCGGAAACATGTGGCAATATGGGAATGCACGGTATGTCG aTGGTCTTCCATGGAGGATATTGTGAAAACGTATTATTCGAATCGTGGAAAATCTCGTCGATCAGTGGTCTCATAGGATCGATGATCGGTATCATGATCATGGCCGCACTTTACGAGGGATTGAAGTATTACCGGGAATATTTATTCTGGAAAATGTATAATTCCCTTCAATACAGAAGCGTCACGATGCCACAAGAGAAAAATGTCGTAGCCGAGGATAACAGAGTCGTACA tatggTTGGAGAAGTAATTCACAAACAACC GCCCACAATGTTATCATGGATGCATACGTTCCAAACGTTCTTACACATTGTGCAAATTGTGCTGTCATATTTCCTTATGCTGATCTTCATGACTTACAATGTCTGGTTGTGTTTTGCTGTAGTATTTGGTGCAGCAATTGGTTATTTTTTGTTTGGGTGGAAAAAATCTGTTATCGTGGATGTTACAGAACATTGTCATTAg
- the LOC139998414 gene encoding uncharacterized protein — MSITPLWPNLQPRATDPLWFNADRPCDDESEVAALEAEHQAWREHVRVQRYDHIPIGKTVSDFRGSEEEEEEEEEEEGEGEEEEESDTHEEEEEELDEIDMEVSYSHQQQTSSPTDTVTDPVSIRMVSTHTGRYS; from the exons ATGTCGATTACCCCTTTGTGGCCAAATTTACAACCAAGAGCAACGGATCCTCTATGGTTCAATGCCGATAGACCCTGCGACGATGAGAGCGAAGTAGCTGCACTGGAAGCGGAACATCAAGCGTGG AGGGAACATGTCCGAGTTCAACGTTATGACCATATCCCTATCGGAAAGACAGTCAGCGAT TTCAGAGGAtcggaagaggaggaggaagaagaagaggaagaagagggagaaggagaagaagaagaagaatcagATACCcatgaagaagaggaagaagaattaGACGAAATTGATATGGAAGTGAGCTACTCGCATCAACAACAGACATCCAGTCCAACAGATACAGTGACAGATCCAGTATCCATCAGAATGGTCAGCACACATACTGGTCGctattcttaa
- the Rab9 gene encoding RAS oncogene family member Rab9 gives MSGNNSATVGTLRGGNLQNRNSQRSTLLKVVILGDGGVGKSCLMNRFVSNHFDEHSFHTIGVEFLNKDIDINGEAYTLQIWDTAGQERFKTLRTPFYRGSDICLLTYAVDDRTSFKNLALWRSEFLYYADVQEGSTFPFIVVGNKVDVPDSEKQVSTEEAQAWCAENGDPPLVETSAKDATNVEAAFGAAVAAWAQLEARLERPLVEDTVDLSKQQSPHRSSCCMPVSGAE, from the exons ATGTCAGGAAACAATTCTGCTACAGTAGGTACACTTAGAGGTGGTAATCTACAAAATCGTAATTCTCAAAGATCTACACTTTTAAAAGTGGTGATTCTGGGTGATGGTGGTGTTGGAAAATCTTGTCTTATGAATAGATTTGTATCAAATCACTTTGATGAACATAGTTTTCATACAATTGGagtagaatttttaaacaagGATATTGATATTAATGGAGAGGCATATACATTGCAAATATGGGATACAGCTGGACAAGAAAGATTTAAGACCCTTAGAACTCCGTTCTATAGAGGCTCTGATATTTGCCTTTTAACATATGCGGTAGATGATAGAacaagttttaaaaatttagcACTTTGGAGATctgaatttctttattatgCTGATGTTCAAGAAGGATCAACATTTCCATTTATAGTTGTTGGGAACAAA gTGGATGTTCCAGATTCTGAGAAACAAGTTTCTACAGAAGAAGCTCAAGCTTGGTGTGCAGAAAATGGAGACCCACCATTGGTAGAAACATCTGCAAAGGATGCAACCAATGTTGAAGCAGCATTTGGTGCAGCTGTTGCTGCTTGGGCACAACTTGAAGCTAGACTAGAAAGACCATTAGTAGAAGATACTGTTGATCTTTCAAAACAACAATCTCCTCATCGTTCAAGTTGTTGTATGCCTGTGTCTGGTGCTGAGTAG